The following coding sequences lie in one Candidatus Planktophila sulfonica genomic window:
- the metH gene encoding methionine synthase: MTSDKKAPSVADGLLRQALSSRTVIADGAMGTMLQAADPSLEDFQNHEGCNEILNVTRPDLVRSVHDAYLSVGVDAIETNTFGANWANLAEYGIEDRIYELAFAGGKIAREAADAFSTADKPRFVLGSLGPGTKLPSLGHTTYSHLRDAYYTASKGLVDSGSDALLIETTQDLLQAKAAVNGARKAITESGRDVMLIAQVTVETTGTMLLGSEIGAALNALEPLDIDLIGLNCATGPAEMSEHLRYLSKNATCAISVMPNAGLPILGAKGAEYPLGPEELATALETFVNDYGISLIGGCCGTTPAHLAAVVDRLDRHSVKSRVPELDPGASSLYQYVPFRQDKTYLAIGERTNANGSRAFRDALVAEDWATCVEIARDQIRDGAHMLDLSVDYVGRDGARDMFEIASRFATASTLPIVLDSTEPAVLKAGLEALGGRCVINSVNYEDGDGPTSRFARIMPLVQEHGASVVALTIDEEGQARTADWKLRVARRLIEDLTGNWGMNVGDILIDTLTFPIATGQEETRRDGIETISAIKTLKTEYPGVQTTLGVSNVSFGLNPAARVVLNSVFLHECVESGLDSAIVHPSKIMPMARIEARQKEVALDLIYDRRTYDGDVCTYDPLQEFLQLFEGVELAASRNIRASELAALPLRERLERRIIDGEKVGLNEDLDTAMSEGIAPLAIINDHLLEGMKVVGELFGKGEMQLPFVLQSAEVMKSAVAYLEPHMEKTSDAGRGRMLLATVKGDVHDIGKNLVDIILSNNGYQVVNIGIKQTINQIIDAALENEVDAIGMSGLLVKSTVIMKENLEEITSRGLSDKWPVVLGGAALTRAYVEQDLAAIFPGEVRYARDAFEGLRLMDAIMAVKRGDEGAELPALRERKVKAVARKSEDRPIDTVRSDVAIDIDIPKAPFFGSRIVKGIPLADYVGMLDERALFMGQWGLKGARGEFEAMAETEGRPRLRKLLNEVQSNGWLEAAVVYGYFPCVSEGNDLIILHHEGPDAGKERVRFSFPRQSRDRRLCLADFFASKDSGKTDVVAFHVVTMGNTVSKAANELFAADAYRDYLELHGLSVQLTEALAEHWHARIREEMAVRGEDSPDLQGILDQGYRGSRYSFGYPACPDIEQQTQLCELLEPGRIGVELSEEFQLHPEQSTSAIIVHHPEAKYFNAN; the protein is encoded by the coding sequence ATGACGAGCGATAAGAAGGCACCATCTGTAGCGGATGGCCTTCTCCGTCAAGCACTTTCTAGCCGCACCGTGATTGCTGATGGAGCCATGGGAACCATGCTCCAGGCGGCAGATCCTTCTCTCGAAGATTTCCAAAACCACGAGGGTTGTAATGAGATTCTCAACGTTACTCGTCCTGACTTAGTGCGTTCGGTTCACGATGCTTACCTCTCGGTTGGCGTTGATGCCATCGAGACCAATACCTTCGGCGCAAACTGGGCAAATCTTGCAGAGTACGGAATTGAAGATCGCATTTACGAACTTGCATTTGCAGGAGGAAAGATTGCACGTGAAGCTGCCGATGCATTCAGTACTGCAGATAAACCTCGCTTCGTCTTAGGTTCACTTGGGCCCGGCACAAAATTGCCTAGCCTTGGCCACACAACGTATTCACATTTGAGGGATGCGTACTACACGGCATCCAAAGGACTCGTAGATTCTGGTTCTGACGCACTTTTAATCGAGACCACTCAAGATCTGCTACAGGCAAAAGCTGCCGTCAATGGTGCGCGCAAGGCAATTACAGAGTCCGGGCGAGACGTCATGTTGATTGCACAAGTAACTGTTGAAACAACCGGCACGATGTTGCTCGGTTCTGAAATTGGAGCCGCTCTCAACGCACTTGAACCTCTCGATATCGATTTGATCGGCCTCAACTGTGCGACTGGTCCGGCTGAGATGTCAGAACACCTTCGCTATCTCTCTAAGAACGCGACCTGTGCAATTTCAGTAATGCCTAATGCGGGATTGCCGATTCTGGGTGCAAAGGGTGCGGAATATCCGCTTGGACCTGAAGAGTTGGCTACAGCGCTTGAAACCTTCGTCAACGATTATGGAATTTCACTCATTGGTGGATGTTGTGGAACAACGCCTGCCCATCTTGCGGCTGTTGTCGACAGACTCGACCGCCATTCTGTTAAGTCACGCGTACCTGAACTAGATCCAGGTGCTTCTTCGCTCTATCAATACGTTCCGTTTAGACAAGATAAGACCTACTTAGCAATTGGAGAGCGCACCAATGCCAATGGTTCTCGTGCCTTCCGCGATGCACTTGTCGCAGAGGATTGGGCAACGTGTGTTGAAATCGCGCGCGATCAAATTCGCGACGGCGCTCATATGCTCGACCTTTCCGTTGACTATGTAGGTCGAGATGGCGCACGCGATATGTTTGAAATCGCTTCACGTTTTGCAACTGCCTCAACGCTTCCCATCGTTCTTGATTCAACAGAACCAGCGGTCTTAAAGGCAGGTCTTGAAGCACTAGGTGGACGTTGTGTAATTAACTCAGTCAACTATGAAGACGGTGATGGGCCTACATCACGCTTTGCCCGCATCATGCCGTTGGTACAAGAACATGGTGCATCTGTAGTGGCACTCACTATCGATGAAGAAGGACAAGCTCGTACTGCCGATTGGAAACTTCGTGTTGCCCGTCGCCTGATTGAAGATTTGACTGGCAACTGGGGAATGAATGTCGGAGATATCTTGATTGATACTTTGACGTTCCCAATTGCAACTGGGCAAGAGGAAACTCGTCGTGATGGAATTGAAACCATCAGCGCAATTAAAACCTTAAAGACCGAATATCCAGGGGTTCAGACAACTCTTGGAGTCAGTAACGTCTCGTTCGGACTTAACCCTGCTGCGCGAGTTGTTCTCAACTCAGTCTTTCTCCACGAGTGCGTTGAATCCGGCCTTGATTCAGCGATTGTGCATCCTTCGAAGATTATGCCGATGGCGCGTATTGAAGCCCGTCAAAAAGAGGTTGCTCTAGACCTCATCTACGATCGTCGCACCTACGATGGCGATGTCTGCACATACGATCCTTTGCAAGAATTCCTGCAGCTCTTTGAGGGCGTCGAACTTGCAGCCTCAAGAAATATTCGAGCCTCCGAGCTTGCAGCTCTTCCGCTACGTGAGCGCCTTGAACGCCGCATCATTGATGGCGAAAAGGTAGGTCTCAACGAAGATCTCGATACAGCAATGTCTGAAGGAATTGCACCTCTGGCGATTATTAATGACCATCTTCTCGAGGGCATGAAGGTTGTGGGCGAGCTCTTTGGTAAAGGCGAGATGCAGCTTCCATTCGTTCTACAGAGCGCTGAAGTGATGAAATCAGCAGTTGCATATCTCGAGCCTCATATGGAGAAGACCAGCGATGCCGGACGTGGACGCATGTTGCTTGCAACCGTTAAGGGCGATGTTCACGATATCGGCAAGAATCTTGTTGACATCATTCTTTCCAATAATGGTTACCAGGTTGTCAATATTGGAATCAAGCAGACAATCAATCAGATTATCGATGCTGCGCTAGAAAATGAAGTCGATGCAATTGGTATGTCAGGTCTCTTGGTTAAATCCACAGTCATCATGAAAGAGAACCTCGAAGAGATTACATCACGAGGACTTTCAGATAAGTGGCCAGTCGTTCTTGGTGGCGCAGCCCTTACCCGCGCATACGTCGAACAAGATCTTGCCGCAATATTTCCAGGTGAAGTTCGCTACGCCCGAGATGCATTTGAAGGATTGCGTCTGATGGATGCAATCATGGCCGTAAAACGCGGAGATGAAGGTGCTGAACTTCCAGCTCTTCGTGAACGTAAAGTGAAGGCAGTTGCTCGCAAGTCAGAGGATCGACCAATCGATACAGTGCGCAGTGATGTCGCAATTGATATCGATATCCCTAAAGCACCATTCTTTGGTTCCCGAATCGTTAAGGGCATTCCTCTTGCAGATTACGTCGGAATGCTTGACGAACGTGCACTTTTCATGGGGCAGTGGGGTCTTAAGGGCGCCCGTGGTGAATTCGAAGCGATGGCCGAGACAGAAGGACGCCCACGTCTTCGCAAACTTCTTAATGAAGTGCAATCCAATGGCTGGCTAGAAGCTGCTGTTGTCTATGGATATTTCCCATGTGTTTCAGAGGGAAACGATTTGATCATCCTTCATCACGAGGGACCGGATGCAGGTAAAGAGCGAGTTCGTTTCTCATTCCCTCGCCAATCTCGTGATCGCAGATTATGTCTCGCCGACTTCTTTGCCTCGAAGGATTCGGGCAAAACAGATGTTGTTGCCTTCCACGTTGTCACAATGGGAAACACTGTAAGCAAGGCGGCCAACGAACTCTTCGCAGCTGATGCTTACCGTGACTATTTAGAGCTGCACGGTTTATCGGTACAGCTCACTGAAGCACTTGCTGAACATTGGCATGCCCGTATTCGTGAAGAGATGGCAGTTCGTGGTGAAGATTCACCTGATTTGCAGGGAATTCTGGATCAGGGATATCGCGGTTCACGTTACTCATTTGGCTATCCAGCGTGTCCCGATATCGAACAGCAGACACAGCTCTGCGAACTTCTTGAACCAGGGCGCATCGGCGTCGAACTTTCAGAAGAGTTCCAACTGCATCCTGAGCAGTCAACATCTGCAATCATCGTTCACCACCCAGAGGCTAAGTACTTCAACGCCAACTAA
- a CDS encoding PAC2 family protein yields MEIHKIPDLRSPVMVIAFSGWNDAGEAATGAVSHLLSSWTDPSTDVVPELIADVDPEDFYDFQVNRPMVEVDDSSIRSLTWPGTQVFGLRTPDLKHDFVVVRGVEPSMKWKTFAADILDLADDLEVDMVITLGSMLADTPHTRPITVSGSGAHPEIARRLGVEISKYEGPTGILGVLQDACVRRGIDAISLWAAIPHYASSSPSPKATLALVNALEDFLEISLPQGDLPEESASWEEEVTEMAKEDSDVAEYVKALEESKDSSDLPEATGESIARELERFLRRQSEN; encoded by the coding sequence ATGGAGATTCATAAGATTCCTGACCTGCGCTCACCTGTGATGGTGATTGCATTTTCCGGTTGGAATGATGCTGGTGAAGCTGCTACCGGCGCAGTCTCACACTTACTCTCCTCTTGGACCGACCCATCAACAGATGTTGTCCCCGAACTCATTGCAGATGTTGACCCAGAAGATTTCTATGATTTTCAAGTAAACCGCCCCATGGTTGAAGTTGATGATTCAAGTATTCGCAGCCTTACTTGGCCCGGCACACAGGTCTTTGGATTACGAACTCCTGATCTCAAACATGATTTCGTCGTTGTTCGTGGCGTTGAGCCATCTATGAAGTGGAAGACCTTCGCTGCTGACATCTTGGATCTCGCTGATGATCTTGAGGTGGATATGGTCATTACCTTGGGTTCGATGTTGGCCGATACACCGCATACACGTCCGATTACAGTTAGCGGAAGTGGTGCGCACCCAGAGATTGCCCGTCGACTTGGTGTTGAAATAAGTAAGTACGAAGGACCGACAGGAATTCTCGGGGTACTTCAGGATGCGTGCGTGCGACGTGGCATTGATGCAATCTCTCTATGGGCAGCAATTCCACATTACGCCTCAAGTTCTCCATCGCCCAAGGCAACTCTTGCGCTCGTGAATGCACTGGAAGACTTCCTTGAAATTTCTCTGCCGCAAGGCGATCTACCTGAAGAATCGGCGTCATGGGAAGAAGAAGTAACCGAGATGGCTAAGGAAGATTCGGATGTGGCCGAGTATGTGAAAGCTCTTGAAGAGAGCAAAGACTCATCCGACCTTCCCGAAGCAACAGGTGAATCTATTGCTCGAGAGTTAGAACGTTTTCTTCGCAGACAGAGCGAGAACTAA
- the mshC gene encoding cysteine--1-D-myo-inosityl 2-amino-2-deoxy-alpha-D-glucopyranoside ligase, whose product MRAWPDVYLPELPARFSVPQLSLFNTAAQKVEPLPKKSLYRMYVCGITPYDATHLGHAATYLTFDLINRFLRATGAQVDFVQNITDIDDPLLERAHRDGVDWKDLAQSQIDLFKGDMTDLHVIPPNDYIGVVEAMPLVVEAVQKLKRADTTYEVGSDIYYRVHSDSEFGERSHYSQEKMLEIFAERGGDPQKPGKEDPLDALVWLSRRDGEPGWPSPFGAGRPGWHIECCAIALHYLNPDLNDEFAIDIQGGGSDLIFPHHEMSAAQSRSISNQRFARSYVHAGMIGLDGEKMSKSLGNLVFVSKLISSGVNPAAIRWALMGHPYSSDLMWSNSLIENATVDIERLQLNLARMEVAPTDSVIQRILDALSNNLDTPHVIASIKTWMDETEAGVTGGVAGELSRALDTLLGITL is encoded by the coding sequence ATGCGCGCCTGGCCAGATGTATATCTACCTGAACTTCCTGCTCGCTTTAGCGTTCCGCAACTTTCACTCTTCAATACGGCAGCCCAAAAGGTTGAACCACTTCCGAAGAAGTCTCTTTACAGAATGTATGTCTGCGGGATCACTCCTTACGATGCGACGCATCTTGGCCACGCAGCAACATACCTAACTTTTGATCTCATCAATCGATTCTTACGTGCGACGGGCGCACAAGTTGATTTTGTTCAAAACATCACCGATATCGATGACCCGCTTTTAGAACGCGCTCACCGCGATGGTGTTGATTGGAAGGACCTTGCGCAATCGCAAATTGATCTCTTCAAAGGCGATATGACCGACTTACACGTGATTCCACCAAATGATTACATTGGAGTTGTCGAGGCCATGCCTCTCGTAGTTGAAGCAGTTCAAAAGTTGAAGAGAGCGGACACAACGTACGAAGTTGGTTCAGATATCTACTATCGCGTCCACTCTGACTCCGAATTTGGAGAACGCTCGCATTACTCGCAAGAGAAGATGCTCGAGATATTTGCCGAACGCGGCGGAGACCCCCAGAAACCTGGAAAAGAAGATCCACTCGATGCTTTGGTCTGGCTTTCACGACGCGACGGTGAACCAGGTTGGCCAAGTCCATTCGGGGCAGGCCGTCCTGGTTGGCATATCGAATGCTGCGCGATCGCGCTTCATTACCTGAACCCCGATTTGAACGATGAATTCGCTATCGATATTCAAGGCGGCGGAAGCGATTTAATCTTCCCTCACCACGAGATGTCTGCAGCACAGAGCCGGAGCATCAGCAATCAGAGATTCGCACGTAGTTACGTGCACGCTGGGATGATTGGTCTTGATGGCGAGAAGATGAGTAAATCTCTCGGAAACTTGGTCTTCGTATCAAAACTAATTTCTTCAGGTGTTAATCCCGCTGCTATTCGGTGGGCGCTAATGGGGCATCCATACTCAAGCGACCTTATGTGGAGCAATTCTCTCATTGAGAATGCGACAGTCGATATCGAACGATTGCAACTGAACCTTGCGCGAATGGAAGTCGCGCCTACTGATTCGGTGATTCAGAGAATCCTTGATGCGCTTTCAAATAATCTAGATACACCGCATGTTATTGCATCAATCAAGACGTGGATGGATGAGACTGAAGCTGGAGTAACAGGGGGAGTAGCCGGCGAACTTTCTCGTGCACTCGATACTCTGCTGGGAATTACTCTTTAG
- a CDS encoding SCO1664 family protein codes for MSEIIEHLTLGDLEVTGRLVDASNATLYANCTFNGSTIPVIYKPVAGERPLWDFQDGNLAQREFAAYFISELGEFGVVPPTVLREGPFGIGMVQQWIDINEDIDLAMFYREDNAELRKMALFDAVVNNTDRKIGHLLPISEDLVHGCDHGVTFHEDDKLRTVLWQWADKPLSPIEIDRLEKLEIAVRDSSEQLLQLISENEFSALLARINRLLSEKKYPSPSDEWPAVPWPPF; via the coding sequence ATGAGTGAAATCATTGAACATCTAACCCTAGGGGATTTAGAAGTTACTGGTCGTCTTGTTGATGCCTCCAACGCAACGCTCTACGCAAACTGCACTTTCAATGGCTCAACAATTCCGGTCATCTATAAGCCGGTTGCTGGCGAAAGACCACTATGGGATTTCCAGGATGGCAATCTCGCCCAACGTGAGTTCGCTGCGTATTTCATTAGTGAACTAGGAGAATTCGGAGTCGTCCCACCTACTGTTTTGCGAGAGGGCCCATTCGGAATTGGAATGGTTCAACAATGGATTGATATCAACGAAGATATCGATCTAGCGATGTTCTACCGGGAAGATAACGCTGAGCTTCGCAAGATGGCTCTCTTTGATGCGGTAGTGAATAACACCGACCGAAAGATTGGCCACTTGCTCCCAATAAGTGAAGACCTCGTACATGGCTGTGACCACGGGGTAACTTTTCATGAAGATGACAAGCTGCGCACCGTTCTTTGGCAGTGGGCAGATAAACCGCTATCTCCAATAGAGATCGATCGACTAGAGAAACTCGAGATCGCCGTCCGCGATTCATCAGAACAACTGCTTCAACTAATTTCTGAGAACGAGTTTTCAGCGCTTTTGGCACGTATTAATAGACTGTTGAGCGAAAAGAAATATCCGTCTCCGAGCGATGAGTGGCCTGCTGTCCCATGGCCACCGTTTTAA
- a CDS encoding DUF3090 family protein, which produces MTSRILLFDPVERFVAGTVGQPGERTFFIQARNGSRLISVSLEKSQVQALADRLIYMLREIKQSDPTIAIPKIARDDAPLDTPIEEEFRVGVIGIAFDDSRQLIQIDLQAVSDNDQEEPDFIDVDDLSGDQDILRVLISPSVADQFSKRALTVVSAGRLPCPFCGGPIDIRGHLCPRANGYRR; this is translated from the coding sequence ATGACATCTCGAATATTGCTCTTCGATCCAGTTGAACGTTTCGTAGCCGGAACTGTTGGGCAACCAGGGGAGCGCACCTTCTTCATTCAAGCTCGCAACGGTTCCCGACTGATCTCTGTTTCACTCGAAAAATCGCAAGTACAAGCCCTCGCCGATCGACTGATTTACATGCTGCGAGAGATTAAGCAGAGTGACCCCACAATTGCGATTCCGAAAATCGCTCGTGATGACGCGCCGCTGGATACTCCGATTGAAGAGGAGTTTAGAGTCGGTGTGATCGGGATTGCTTTTGATGACTCTCGTCAGTTGATTCAGATCGACCTACAGGCTGTCTCAGATAATGATCAGGAAGAACCCGATTTCATCGATGTAGATGACCTCAGCGGCGATCAAGACATTCTGCGTGTCCTCATCTCTCCATCAGTAGCAGATCAATTCTCCAAACGTGCCCTCACTGTTGTAAGCGCAGGAAGATTGCCATGTCCATTCTGTGGTGGACCTATTGATATTCGCGGTCACCTCTGTCCAAGAGCAAACGGATATCGCCGATGA
- a CDS encoding histidine phosphatase family protein, translating into MARLVFIRHAHSTANDAGILSGQLPGVSLSKKGVKQAQDLVERIGASSFDSARVSPLQRCEETIAPWLNSKYSKGLKSYQIDDALIEMNYGSWSGRKLSSLAREKMWKEIQDRPSTVQFPDGERMRAMQKRALTSVASALAEKKNGTHLFVSHGDVLKALIASLLKMKLDDFQSLVLDPASVTVIDFDGNKSRLLAFNDSHSPLAPMTAMEKTTKALLGGGSRKSMSKKS; encoded by the coding sequence GTGGCTCGCTTAGTGTTTATTCGACATGCTCATTCAACAGCGAATGATGCAGGGATTCTCAGCGGGCAATTGCCTGGTGTCTCGCTGAGCAAAAAGGGAGTGAAGCAAGCCCAAGATTTAGTCGAGCGAATCGGCGCAAGTTCATTTGATAGCGCTCGAGTAAGTCCATTGCAACGTTGTGAAGAGACCATTGCGCCTTGGCTTAACTCCAAGTATTCCAAGGGTCTTAAGAGTTATCAGATTGATGATGCTCTGATTGAGATGAATTACGGATCCTGGAGTGGTCGAAAATTATCATCTCTCGCACGCGAGAAGATGTGGAAAGAAATTCAAGACCGCCCAAGCACCGTCCAGTTTCCTGACGGCGAACGAATGAGAGCAATGCAGAAGCGAGCTCTCACAAGCGTTGCTAGCGCCCTGGCCGAGAAGAAGAACGGCACTCATCTCTTCGTTTCCCATGGCGATGTACTCAAAGCGCTTATTGCCTCCCTTCTTAAGATGAAGTTGGATGATTTTCAATCTCTCGTTCTCGACCCAGCATCAGTAACAGTTATTGATTTTGACGGTAACAAATCTCGTCTTCTAGCCTTTAACGATTCTCATAGTCCGTTAGCGCCAATGACAGCGATGGAGAAAACGACTAAGGCGCTACTCGGTGGCGGTTCGCGGAAATCCATGAGCAAAAAGTCATGA
- a CDS encoding aldo/keto reductase, producing the protein MEMRRAGNSGLSLSRLGLGTMTWGRDTDTHEAADQCRAFIEAGGNFLDTSSTYGDGDSERVIGGLIGTLFKREDVAIASKAGVSFPDGVRTVNNSRQTLIAELDRSLSRLETDYLDIWQIHSWDPHNPLEDTLSALDYAYSSGRARYVGISNFSGWQSSRAITIQETNSAKAPIVTHQVEYSLLNREIESEVLPCADETGVGILAWAPLGRGVLTGKYRRGVPSDSRAAAPHFVKHVEPYLREKPQRIVEAVCVAAEGLGFAPLEVALAWVRDTPGITSAIVGARTGAQLRGILASEEISLPDVVRQALDEVSAP; encoded by the coding sequence ATGGAGATGAGAAGAGCAGGTAATTCAGGGCTCTCGCTCTCCCGTTTAGGGCTCGGAACTATGACGTGGGGTCGCGACACGGATACCCACGAGGCAGCCGATCAATGCAGAGCATTTATCGAAGCAGGTGGAAATTTTCTTGATACTTCTTCAACCTACGGAGATGGAGATAGTGAAAGAGTTATCGGCGGTCTCATTGGAACACTCTTTAAGCGTGAAGATGTCGCAATAGCATCGAAAGCTGGAGTTTCATTCCCTGACGGCGTCAGAACCGTTAACAATTCACGGCAAACCCTGATTGCAGAACTTGATCGATCGCTGTCACGACTTGAGACTGACTATCTAGATATCTGGCAGATTCATTCGTGGGATCCTCACAATCCACTCGAAGATACGCTCTCCGCTCTCGACTATGCATATTCATCGGGCAGAGCTCGCTATGTAGGCATATCGAATTTCTCTGGATGGCAGAGCTCTCGCGCAATCACGATTCAAGAGACCAACTCCGCAAAGGCTCCGATTGTCACCCATCAAGTTGAGTACTCATTACTCAATCGTGAAATTGAAAGCGAAGTACTTCCTTGTGCCGATGAGACCGGAGTTGGAATTTTGGCGTGGGCACCACTTGGCCGAGGAGTTCTCACAGGCAAGTACCGTCGTGGAGTTCCCAGCGATTCACGTGCCGCAGCTCCACACTTTGTAAAACACGTCGAACCCTATCTTCGTGAAAAACCACAGCGCATCGTCGAAGCAGTCTGCGTTGCGGCTGAAGGTTTAGGTTTCGCACCTCTTGAGGTTGCCCTAGCTTGGGTGCGAGATACACCAGGTATTACTAGCGCGATTGTGGGCGCAAGAACTGGCGCGCAACTGCGTGGGATTCTTGCTTCTGAAGAAATCTCACTTCCTGACGTTGTTCGTCAGGCGCTCGATGAGGTTTCAGCTCCCTAA
- a CDS encoding adenine phosphoribosyltransferase — translation MDLGRALSLIRPIPDYPKPGILFQDITPLLANPEAFHRVISEIASLDAQSEIAAGIEARGFIFASAVALQKKIGFVPVRKKGKLPSATYSRSYGLEYGVDEIEIHQDALTPGCKVTLIDDVLATGGTLEAAVALIADAGGVVSSIVVLLEIASLEGRTRIEKIAPDVPLHALVTI, via the coding sequence ATGGATTTAGGTCGCGCGCTTTCACTGATTCGCCCTATTCCTGATTATCCGAAACCAGGCATTCTCTTTCAAGATATCACTCCACTTCTTGCAAATCCTGAAGCCTTTCATCGAGTTATCTCCGAGATCGCTTCACTTGATGCTCAATCCGAAATCGCTGCAGGAATTGAAGCTCGAGGATTCATCTTTGCCAGCGCTGTTGCCTTGCAGAAGAAGATTGGCTTCGTGCCAGTGAGAAAGAAGGGCAAACTTCCTTCGGCTACCTATTCGCGTTCATATGGACTCGAGTACGGAGTTGATGAGATTGAAATTCATCAGGATGCTTTAACACCTGGTTGCAAAGTGACTCTCATTGATGATGTCTTAGCAACCGGTGGCACTTTAGAAGCCGCCGTCGCACTGATTGCAGATGCTGGTGGCGTGGTTTCAAGCATTGTGGTTCTTCTTGAAATCGCCTCGCTCGAGGGTAGAACTAGAATCGAGAAGATTGCACCAGACGTTCCACTACATGCTTTGGTGACCATCTGA